A section of the Triticum dicoccoides isolate Atlit2015 ecotype Zavitan chromosome 7A, WEW_v2.0, whole genome shotgun sequence genome encodes:
- the LOC119331572 gene encoding serine/threonine-protein kinase STY13-like has translation MMEAGKFPGIIGAVSGQDGGVNFCDMAYYQKLGEGSTMSIDSLNSMQTSMHGGSIMSVDNSSVGSTDSRTGMLNHPSHRGAVAVVSYSVGNSIFRPGRVSHALSDDALAQALMDTRFPTETLKDYEEWTIDLGKLHMGLPFAQGAFGKLYRGTYNGMDVAIKLLERPEADPAQAQLLEQQFVQEVMMLAELRHPNIVKFVGACRKPIVWCIVTGYAKGGSVRNFLNRRQNRSVPLKLAVKQALDVARGMAYVHGLGFIHRDLKSDNLLISGDKSIKIADFGVARIEVKTEGMTPETGTYRWMAPEMIQHRPYNQKVDVYSFGIVLWELITGTLPFPNMTAVQAAFAVVNKGVRPAIPHDCLPALGEIMTRCWDANPDVRPPFTDVVRMLERVEMEVLKNVRKARFRCCISQPMTLD, from the exons ATGATGGAAGCGGGCAAGTTCCCCGGGATAATTGGTGCCGTAAGCGGCCAGGACGGTGGCGTCAACTTCTGCGACATGGCATACTACCAGAAGCTAGGGGAGGGCTCCACCATGTCCATTGATAGCCTTAACAGCATGCAGACCAGCATGCACGGTGGTTCCATAATGTCTGTGGACAACAGTAGTGTTGGTTCTACTGACTCGCGTACTGGGATGCTTAACCATCCTAGCCACAGGGGAGCTGTTGCTGTGGTCAGCTACTCGGTTGGGAACAGCATTTTCCGTCCTGGGCGGGTGTCTCATGCCTTGAGTGATGATGCGTTGGCACAGGCTTTGATGGACACTAGATTCCCGACTGAGACACTCAAGGATTATGAGGAATGGACCATTGATTTGGGGAAGCTCCACATGGGATTGCCCTTTGCACAAGGCGCATTTGGGAAGCTATACAGGGGGACCTACAATGGGATGGATGTTGCCATTAAGCTTTTGGAGAGGCCCGAGGCTGACCCCGCACAAGCTCAGCTGCTGGAGCAACAGTTTGTGCAAGAAGTTATGATGCTTGCAGAATTAAGGCATCCAAATATAGTCAAGTTCGTTGGCGCATGCAGGAAGCCAATAGTTTGGTGCATTGTCACAGGGTATGCAAAGGGTGGATCTGTTAGGAATTTCCTGAATAGGAGGCAGAACAGGTCTGTTCCACTGAAGCTGGCAGTGAAGCAGGCACTAGATGTTGCACGTGGCATGGCTTATGTTCATGGCCTTGGGTTCATCCACAGAGATCTTAAGTCAGATAACCTCTTGATTTCTGGTGATAAATCGATCAAGATCGCTGACTTCGGAGTTGCTAGGATTGAAGTGAAGACCGAGGGGATGACACCTGAAACAGGAACATACCGTTGGATGGCTCC TGAGATGATCCAGCACAGACCATACAATCAGAAAGTTGATGTCTACAGTTTTGGCATTGTCCTGTGGGAGCTAATAACCGGGACCCTTCCTTTTCCAAACATGACAGCAGTGCAAGCTGCATTTGCTGTGGTGAACAAGGGTGTCCGCCCAGCCATACCCCATGACTGCCTACCTGCCCTTGGGGAGATCATGACAAGGTGCTGGGATGCAAACCCCGATGTCCGCCCCCCTTTTACTGATGTTGTGAGAATGCTGGAGCGTGTGGAGATGGAGGTCCTGAAAAATGTCCGCAAGGCCAGATTCCGATGTTGCATCTCCCAACCCATGACCTTAGACTAA